The genomic DNA CTCTTCCTCGGGCTCGGGCTCCCATGCATCGGAGATGGGCTCGGCCGTGCGCAGGATGTCCGCCAACGCGTCCTCGAAGGGAATGTCCCGCTCCGCGCTCTCCGTCAGCGCCTCGATCGGCGTGTCATCGGCCAACCGCTCCACCCCTGGCGTCTTGACCGGCTCGGGCTCCGGCTCGGCCAGGACCTGGGCCACGGGAATGAGGGCCTCGGGGGGCGCGGGAGGTGGCGTCGGCGATGGAGGCGCCACCTCCTGGACTTCCTGGACGGGAGGCGTGCTCGGAGGAGGAGGCGGCGGCACGGCGACGGGCTCCCGTGGGGGCTGCACCACCGTCAAGGGCGTTGGCATGGAACGCACGCTGGAGACCAACGGCGCCCCCCCCACGAGCCGGTTCCTGGCGGCCCGGGGAGAGGCGCCCGCGGGGGTTCTCGGCATGAGGCCCGGAGGACGGCCCGGAGCCGCGGCGCCAAAAGAGAAGGCCGGAGCGGTGCCCGCCGCCAGGGCCACGGTGGGCGCGGGCCGGGGCGCCGCCGCGACGAGGACATTTCCCGTGGGAGGCGCCGAGACCGAACGCGGCGCCACCGCGAGGGGAATGGCCACCGGAGCGGGCGGGGGCTTCGCCGGAGCGGGCCGCGCCACGGCGGCGGGCGGAACCGCCTGGACGGCCGGCGCGGGCCGAGGCGAAGGACTCAAGGCCACGCCCGGTGAATTCCCCTGCCCCGCTCCGGGCCGGGGCTGTCCGGAACGCGCGGGCCTCACGGGCCGGGGCAAGCCGTAGTGCTTCTCCAGCACTTGCAGCAGGCGCGGCTCCGGGATGATGGAGGGGACCACGCGCATGCCCGTGGCGAACGCGAGCGAGTCCACGTGCCGGGGATCCTGCGGCTCGGCCAGGGCCATGCGCAGGCGGCGGCCCTCGAGCGCCAACGGGAAGGCGAGGTGCTGGCGTGCGAGCTCGGGTTTGAGCAGGGCCACGGTCTCGGCGGGAACGGCTTCCAGCTCCGCCTCGGTCACGAGGGGGAAGTAGTAGGTATCCGACAGCGCCTGTCCCAGCGTGGCCAGATCGAGCATTCCCAGCTCGACCAGGTTGGTGCCCAGACTGCCGCCGTAGATGAGGCGTGACTTGAGGGCCTCATCCAGCTGCGCCTGGGTGAGGAGTCCCTTTCGGACAAGATGCGCTCCGAGCTGATCGACCATACAGCGGGGATAGTAGGGCGCCCCGCCGCCAGTGGCCGTACCCGGAAGCCCCGAGAAGTCCGACACAAGCCAGAACTTCGCGGGGCTGTTGGTCACTCCACGCTAATAGGCATTCTTGGACAGGAAACCGCCCAGCGCCGTGCGCACGAGGATCTTCAGGTCCATGAGCAGCGACCAGTTCTCGATGTAGTACAGGTCGTACTCAATCCGCTTCTGGATGGACGTCTGTCCCCGCAGGCCGTTGATCTGCGCCCAGCCGGTGATGCCAGCCTTCACCTTGTGGCGCAGGTGATAGCGGGGAATCTGACGTTTGAACTCCTCGATGAACACGGGGCGCTCGGGCCGGGGACCCACGAGGCTCATGTCGCCCGTCAGCACGTTGAAGAACTGGGGCAATTCGTCGAGCGAGTACTTGCGCAGGAACGTGCCGATGGGCGTGCGCCGCGGATCGTCCTTGCTGGCCATGAGCGCGCCGGAGGACTCGGCGTCCGTGCGCATGGTGCGGAACTTGAGGATGTGGAACGTCTGGCCATCCATGCCCATGCGCTCCTGGGCATAGAGCAGGGGCCCCCGGCTGGTGAGCTTCACCGCGATCGCCACGAGCAGCATGAAAGGCGCGCTCACGAAGAGCGCCACCAGCGCGAAGAGGATGTCGAAGACGCGCTTGGCCACCATGTTCCAGCCCGCCATGGGGTCGCCCTGGAGGCTGATGATGGGCAGGCCGCCGAACTCCTCCAGCCCTCCGTACAGGGTGACGTACTGGTAGAGGTCCGGCACCACCTTCACGTCCACCGTGCGCAGCGCCAGCTGCTCCATGAGCGGCTTGACGGCGGCCTGGTCCTCGAGCGGCACCGCGATGATGACCTGATCCACCGAGCGCGCATCCAGCACGGTGTCCACGTCCTTCACGTGGCCCACCACCGGCACGCCCAGCACCTGCTGGCCCACCTTGTCCGGGTGCAGGGACAGCAGGCCCACCACGCGAAAGCCCAGTTCCTTGTGGCCCTCCACCGTCTCGATGACGCGCTGGCCCAGCTCCCCCGCGCCGATGACGAGGATGGACTTGAGGTTGTAGCCCCGCCGGCGCACCGCGCTGAGCACCCCGCGCAGCACCAGCCGCGCCGAGGACACGCCCACGAACGCGTAGACGGAGAAGAAGGCCAGCATCAGGCGCGAGTAGCGCTCGCGCGTGAAGTACGTGAGCGCCACCACGATGAGCGTGGCCATGATGGTGGCCTTGAAGACCTCGAAGACCTCGCCGATGTGCGTGCGCGCCCGGTTGGTGGCGTACAGCCGCGCCTGCCGGTAGGTGATGGGGAAGACGAGCAGCACCGTCGCCAGCGACAGCAGCGTCTCCTCCCAGGCGGGCATTCCGTACATCACCGGAATGGGGCCATCGAAGCGCGTGACGTACGCGAGCACGAACGCGCCCGTCAGCATCACCACATCGGCCGCGATCTTGATGGACGTGTAGAAGCGCTGGAACCGGCTGAACACGCGGAACTCCTTGCCCTGGACCTGCACACCGCCTGCCCGCCACCTGCAAGCGGCGCACCCCGCGTCAGGAGCCGTCCGTTACCGGACACCCCTCGTGGCGGGTGGGCTCGTAGCATGGAAAGCGCCCGGAATCCAAGGGGTTGCCCCTGCCCCCTCCCCCGTTGGGGCCCCTACTTCCGGCCCCCTCCGCCCCGGGGATGTGTGACGTCCGTGACACCCTTGTCAGGGTGCGGCGTGCCTCCCCATGAGCGCGTCCACCTCGGCCATCACCGCCCGCTGGAAGGCGGCCCGGCTGAAGCGCTCGGCCTGCGCCCGGGCGTCGGCGGGCTGGAAGCCCGGCTCCCAGGCCTCGAAGCGGCGCACGGCGTCCGCCAGGGCCTCGGGCGTCTGCGCGTCGAAGAAGACGCCCGTACGGGGACCGACCGTCTCCAGGGCGCCCCCCCGCCCGTAGGCGATGACGGGCCGGCCCGAGGCCTGCGCCTCCAGGGGAACGATGCCGAAGTCCTCCTCGGGGGTGAAGATGAGGGCCCGCGCGTCGCGGTAGAGCCCCGTGAGCGCCTCGTCCGACACGGAGCCGAGGAAGCGGATGTGCGGGGGCAAGGGCCCCGAGGTGAGCTTCGCGGCCTCCTGGCCGGTGCCCACCACCCACAGGGGCGCGTCCAGGTGGCGGAAGGCCTCCAGCGCGATGTCCAACCGCTTGTAGGGAGCGAAGGCGCCCAGCCACAGGTAGTAGCCGCCCTGCCCGAGCCCCGTGAGCGGGTGCTGGCAGAAGCGCTCCAGGGCCACGGGCGGATACACCACGGTGGCGTCCCGACCCCAGAAGCGCTTCACCTTCCGCGCGATGTGCTGGCTGTTGACGAGCACGCGGTCCACACCCGCGGTGCTCTCACGGTCCCACTTCTGGAGCATGGGGCGCACCGCGTGTGCCGCCATCCGCACGGGCAGCGAGGCCCGGCCCGGTCCGAAGTAGTCGTCGAACAGATCCCACATGTAGCGCATGGGCGCGTGCACGTAGGAGAGGTGCCTGGCCCCTGGCGGCTTGCGGATGCCCTTGGCCACGCAATGGCTGGAGGAGATGACCAGGTCGTAGTCGTCCGCCAGGTGCATGGACTCGATGACCTGGGGAAGCACCGGGAGGAAGTGCCGGTAGAGCTTGTGGATGCGGGGCACATGCTGGAGCACGGACGTGTGGATGGGCCGGGCTTCGATGCGCGGGTGCACGGCGCCAGGGCGGTGCACGAGGGTGTGGATGTCCGCCCGCGGGAAGAGCTCGCACAGTGCCTCGAGCACGTGCTCCCCTCCGCGCTGGGTGACGAGCCAATCATGGACGAGGGCGACCTTCACGGGCGCGCCTTGTATCACCCCCAGCCCTCCTCGTGGGTGTGGTAGTGCCTGACTCCGTGGCGAACGTCCTCATCGACCTGCGCATGGTCCGTGGCCGGCTGCACGGCATCGCGCGATACGCGCTGGAGCTGGCCTGCCGGCTGCCCGAGCTGGCGCCAGACCTGCGCTTCGCCGGGCTCACCGGCCCCGAGGGGCTGCCCACGAATCTGGGCACGCTCACTCCCCGGCTGCCCCTGCACCGCTGCCCGGTGGGCTTCCTGTCCCCACTCGAGCAGCCCGCGCTCGCCGCGTCGCTGGTGCGGCTGGACCCGGACCTGTTCCACGCGACGTCCTTTTCCGTCCCCGCGCTGTGGCCCGGCCGCCTGGTGGCCACGCTCCATGACGCCAACCACCTGGTGCTCGCCGAGGAGTACGGCACGAGCCGCCGCGTCTACTACCGGCTCATCGTGGGCCCTCGGGCGAAGAGGGCCCAGGCCCTCATCACCGTCTCGGAGTTCTCCCGGGACGAGCTGGCGCGAGAGCTGGGCCTGTCGCCTTACCGGCTCCAGGTCATCCCCAACGGAGTGGACGCGCGCTACCAGCCCCAGATGGCCTCCGAGCTGAAGGCCTTCCGCGAGCGCCACCAGCTGCCGCCGCGCTTCCTGCTCGCGGTGGGCAACACCAAGCCCTTCAAGAACCTGGGGATGCTGGCGGACGTGGCGGAGGAGCTGCCTGAGCCCCTGGTGTTGCTCGCGGGCGAGCGCGCGGCGTGGGAGCTGGGCTTTCCCGACGGCACGCGCGAGCTGTCCAACATGCCCGAGGAAGACATGCCCCGCCTGTACGGAGCGGCGACGGCCCTGCTCCTGCCGTCGCGCTACGAGGGCTTTGGACTGCCCGCGCTGGAGGCCATGGCGTGTGGCACGCCGGTGGTGGCCGCGCGCGCCACGTCCCTGCCCGAGGTGGTGGGCGAGGCCGCGTTGCTGCTCCCTCCCGACGATGCCTCCGCCTGGAAGGACGCGGCGCAGCGGCTGGTGCGGGACGACGCCCTGCGCCGGAGCCTCGGGGAGAAGGGCCGCGAGCGCGCCGGACTCTTCACCTGGGACGACTGCGCCCGGCGCACGCTGGCCACCTACCGCCGGGCACTGGAGGCCCGCTGAGCCCTCCGGGTGTTGCTCACGACGCGGCCAGGACCTCCGGCTCCGCGCGGGCCACGGGCACGGTGCGCTCCAGCTCCTCGGGGTGCAGCCGGAACCACTTGGCGACGAGCAGCACTTCCTGCGCCTCGTGGGCGCGCAGGCCCACCATCTTCGGCTCCGGCTTCTCGAAAACCTCGCGCACCTTCGCCTCCAGGACGTGCCGCTCCTCGGGCGACACCGGCGCGGCGGACTCCCAGCGCACGCTGCCCCGGCGGATGATGTAGACGCGATCCTCCCCCGCCTCGCCCGGCACGGTGTAGACGAAGGACAAGCGCTCCACGAACTGGCCCACCTGGAGCAACGCGTCCCGCACGCGCTCCAGCGACTCCGAGCGGTCGCGCAGCTCGGCGGCATGCTCGAACTGGAGCCGCCGGGCCGCCAGCGCCATGCGCTCGCGCAGCAGCACGAGCGGCTGATCCGTCAACCCATTGAGGAAGTCGCGCGCCAGGGCGACACGGGCCTCGTACTCGGTGCGCGTGCACCCGCCCGCGCAGGGGGACAGGCACCGGCCCAGTTGCCCACGCATGCACCGGGGATCCTCCTGGACGCGGAACAGCTCGATCTGATCCGCCAGCCGCATGGGCGTGTCCGAGGAGCAGTCGCGCAGCTCCAGCAAGTCACCCACCGCCCGGACCGCCTCGGAGGCGCGGCGCCGGCCTCGCACGGGCCCGAAGTACTCGGCCCCATCGTTGATGACCTGGCTCGCCACCAACAGCCGGGGCACGGGCTCGCGCGTGAGCTTGAGGAAGCACAGCAGGTTGTCCCGCTTGTGCTCCACGTTGAAAGGCGGCCGCCAGCGCTTGATGGAACGGAACTCCTGCAACAGGGCGGCGAACTCGCTCGGGGTGTACTCCCACTCCACCCCGTGCGCATGGCCGATGATCTCCGCCCCCTTCTCGCCGCGAGGCGCCCGGAAGTACGACAGCAGCCGCGTGCGCACCCGCACGGACTTGCCCACGTAGAGCACCTCTCCCGAGGGCCCGCTCATGCGGTACACCCCGGGACGGTTCTCGGCGCGAGCCCGGACGTGCTCGCGCAATTGTTCGACTCGCGATGCGCTCATGTCTGGAGAGCGCACCCTACAGGCAACCCGCGTCACTCCTGGACAGGCGGAGAGGCGGGCCCCTGACTCACTGGTCGTCGCACGGCGTGCCCAGACGGGCCCCCGTGTACACCCCGAGCTCGTTGTAGATGAGCGGCAGGTTCTCCTCGATGGGCACCGCGCGCAGCTCGATCTTCTTCTTCTTCTCGATCCACGACGAGGGCGCCTCCCGGTCCACCAGCAGCCGCAGGTCGCCCTTCTTCGTGGAGAAGATCTCTCCCTTCGAGTCGGAGACCACGTCCTTCATCTGCTGCTGCTTGAGGTTGCCCTTGGGACCGATGGAGACGCGGTAGCTGCGATCCTCCGGGAGGAAGCCCTTCTCCACCAGGTAGTAGCGGCCCGACTGGTCGCGCAACAGCGCGTAGGGCACGTACTTCTGCGGGTTGGGCTCGAAGGTGGCCTCGGCCACCATCTTCTCCGCCTGCTCGGCGTCCACCCGCGAGAACGGAATGGAGCGATCGCCACAGCGCACCGCGCAGGTGTTCTTCTCCTCGTCCAGCTCCACCTCCGAGTACAGGCCCATGTCGAGCCCCCGGAACGAGTGGTTCATGCTCTTGTTGTAGAAGCGCGGCTCGAGGAAGTGGTAGCCGGAGATGACCCAGGGCGGCTCGGCGACCTTGACGAAGCGCTTGCCATCGCCGTAGTCGAGCTGCACGCTCTGCTTCTCATCGGGGCGGATCACCACGTAGTGCCCCTGGCCGTCCGTGCACACGCGGATCTTCTCCAGACGCATGCGCTCGGCGAGCTTCTCGCCGTTGCCGCGCGTGGACTCCAGGTTCTCCTTGAAGTACTTCGTGGCGAACTCCTCCTGGTTGGAAGCCTCCGTGGAGGTCGTCCACGTCAGGCCGCTCGCGGTCCGCTCCACCGCCAGCGCCCCGCCGAAGCGGCACACCACTTCCTTCGCCTGCGCCTGGACGACCTTCTTCGCCTCGGCCGACTCGCCGCACAGCCTGCGGAGCGAATCGAGAGGGGTCTCACAGAACGAGGAGATGCTGTACTGCTTGATCTGCTCGTCGGAGATGCTCTTCCAGTCCACCTTGGCCACCGTCTGGGAGCCACAAGCCGCGTTCAGGCTCTTCACGGACGAGGCCAGGGACGTCTCGACCTGGGCCTCCTCGCCCTTGCGATCGAAGGCCATCCACTTCGTGATCGATCCCTCCGACTTCTGCTTCTGGTGGAGCGCGTACACGTCCTGGGGCTTGAGCGCCTTGCTGCGCGTGTCATCGAAGGAAACGAGCGTGCTGTCCCGGCGGCCCGGGATGTGGAGGTAATACCTGCGGCGATCCCCACCGGCGGACACGCTCAGGTAGACGGTGGCGTAGCGGCGGCCGTGCCACTGGGTGACGTAGCGCGTGTCCTGGCCGGACTTCTCGATGTCATGGGGAAGGACCTTGCCGTCGAGCTCCGAGTCCGTGCCCTGGACGAGGAGGATGGCCTTCTTGCTGTCCTCGGGAGTGAGCGGAATGATCGCCACCTGCTCGCCATCGGAGCCCGAGTACACCTTGCCTTCTCCCACGGGGGCGGCGGCCAGGGAGGAGCCCGCCTTCAACACCGCGATCACGGCACACGTCGCCAGAATGCCTCTCACATCTGTCTCCTGTTGGTTGGGCGCCAGGGCTCCGAAGTGGGCTGGCGCGGATGGGCACGACTAGAATTCGATTCCTTGTTTCTTGCAGTATCGCTTCACCTGCACACGCACTCGGGACGCCATCGACTCCTGGCCCTCTCGCCACTTGGCTTGGGCCTGCCCCAATTCGCCACTGAGACAGCTTGCCCGCACCTGCACAGAGTAAGCCTCGGCGGTGACACGTACCTGCTGACTCTGGCGGGCGAGGTCGAACGCCTCTCGGCCTCGTCCAGCCGTCAGTGCGGCCTCGGCCTCGTCCAACAACGCGCGCGCCTTCTCGGGCATATCCGCCGTCTTCGCCGGGGGCTTCGCTTGCGTACGGGATGTTACCTGTGCACGGGGCTTGTCCTTCACGGGGGCGACCGCCACCTGAGGAGCGGGCTCGGAGACGAGGTCTGGGTCCGATTCAGGAACTGGCGCGAAGACCGGGGCGGGAGGCGCAACGGGCTTTTCGGCCTGAACAGGAGCGCTCGGCTCGGGATGGGCCGCCACCGAGGGAGGGCTGGGCGGGACCGCGGGTGGATCCTCGGAGCGGGCCCCCATCCAGCCCCTCGCCGCCACGAGTCCGAGGATCAGCAGGCCCACGCCCGCGAGAGCCCCCCTGCGCCTTGATGACAGGACGGCGGGTGCACTGGGAGAGGCGCCGGTGGCGATGATCTCGGGAGCGGGAAGGACCGCGGGAGGAGGCGCCGGAATGTGCGTCGCACCCAGGCCCAACTCCTCCTCCGTGACGGCGTCCGGCATCGCGGCGGGAGGAGGCGTCGCGAAGCGCGCGGTCGACGCGGGGATGTGCGTCGCGCCCAGCCCGAGGTCGTCCTCACGCTCCGTGGCGGGAGGCGGCGTCGCGAAACGCGCGGTCGACGAGGGCACATGCGTCGACCCCAACCCATCGTCCTCGAAGCGGCCCGTTCCCGCGGCCTCCGCCGCGTTGCGGGCCGCGAGCGACGCGGGCATCACCATGCCCGGAAGTGAGCGGAGGGGCGTGCCCGTCAACGCGGCGATGAAGGCCGCGACATCCGGAAAACGATCATCGGGCGTCTTGGACAGGGCCCGATTCACGGCCGCGATGACGGACTCGGGCGCCTCCAGGCAGAGGCTCGCCAGGGGCTCGGGCTGCGTGTGGATGATGCGGAACATCACCTGCACGACGCTCAAGCCCGGCTCGGCCGCGAACGGAGGGCGGCCCGTCAACATCTCGTAGACGATGCAGCCGAGCGCGAAGAGATCCGTCCGGGCGCTGATCTCGCTGTTCTTCCCCAGGGCCTGCTCGGGCGCCATGTACTGCGGCGTGCCCATGAGCACCGAGTCCTGGGTCTGGAGCGTCTTCGAATCGAGCATCTTGGAGATGCCGAAATCCAGCAGCTTCACCTGCTCGCCCACCGTGCCTCCGGAGTCGGTGGGCACGAGGAAGACGTTGGCCGGTTTGAGATCCCGGTGGACGATCCCCGCGCGGTGCGCCGCCTGGAGTCCAGAGCCCATCTGCCTCACGAGGCCCATCGCCTCGGAGAGCGGCAGCGGACCGCGCTCCAGGCGCTGTTCGAGGCTTTCTCCGCGCAGGTACTCCATCACCAGGAAGGGCGTGCCGTCCTGGAGCGTGTCGAAGTCGAGCACCTCGACGATGTTCGGATGGCCGAGCTGGGAGGCGATCTCCGCTTCCCGCTGGAAGCGCGCGTACAGCTCCGGGTTGAGGCTCGCGCTGTGGAGGAGGACCTTGACGGCCACCTGCTTGCCCCGGAGCCGGCGGTGGCGCGCGAGGAACACAGCGCCCATGCCTCCCTTGCCGAGCAAGGACGTGATTTCGTACGTGTCCCGCAGGACCGAGCCCACGCGAATGTCAGTGGAAACCGGTTGAGTCATGGAGGAAGGAAGGGCACTCCCCTGGGCCCGGGAGGAAGACTTAGCCCGCTTCGACCCGCCTCCGCCAGACGCGGCGCGTTCAACCCCCGCCGCGGCCCAGGCGGCCCTCGCCGCGCAGCCACAGCAGGAAGGCCCCCACCACCAGCAGCGACGTGGGCAGCCATGCCGCCACCGCGGGGGACAGCCGCTCGGAGAGCGCCAGGGTTCGGGCCACCACCATCAGGCTCCACATCGTCACGCAGACGAGAAGGCCCTCGACGATGGCCACGGTCAAGTGACCCTTGCGGCTCGGGCGCAGGGCGAGCCCCACCGCCAGCAGCGCCGCGGGAAAGCCCGCCAGCGGATAGGCGAAGCGGTTGTGCAGCGCGAGCGAGAACTGCCGGCTGTCCAGGCCCACCTCGCCGCGCGTACGGATCTGCTCGCGCAGCACCGCCAGCCGCATCTGCTCGGGGCGGCCGGGACGGATGCGGAACGTCTTCGCGTTCGCGCCCAGGTCGTACTCGCCCTCGGCGCTCTCACTCACCCGCGACTGGCCATCCGGCGTGAAGGTGCGGTCCACCACGCCCTCCAACCGCCAACGGGTGCCCTCCAGCGGACGCATGAACTTCGCGTCCAGGCGCCGCGCCAGCCGGAAGTCCGGCGTCACGGTGAGGATGGCCACGTTCTCGAAGCCCTCCTCCGCGCTGCCTCCGCGCAGGTAGAAGATCTGGTCTCCCTTGCGGAACCACTGCTTGGGGTTGTTGTACAGGCCCCAGTCGCCCCAGCGGTTGAAGCGCTGGGTGGTGATCTCCTCCACGGTGCGGCTCGCCTTCACCGCCACCCACTCGTCGAAGGCGATGAGTCCGGTGCACGCGACCGCCACGCAGGCCGCCACGGGCAGGTAGAGCGCCTTGGGCCCGAAGGCGAGCGCCCGCATCGCCGTCACCTCGCCGCGCTTGCGCAGGGCGGACACAGAGGCTCCCGCGGCCAGGAGCAGCGCCGCCGGCCCGAGTTGCTGCACGGCGAGCAGCGCCTTGTTGGCGTAGAGGACCAGGACGTTCCACACCCAGCCCTCGCCGGTGTAGTTGCGCGCGCGGTCCACGAAGTCCACCACGAGGAACACCGCGACGAGGGCGGCGAGGATGCCCACCGCGAAGCCCAGGTACGTGCGGACCACGTAGCGAAAGAGCGTCCCGCTCACCGCACCGTCCCCGAGCGATTGACGCGGTACATGGCCACGAGGCCCGCCGCGCAGAAGATGACGTTGGCGAGCTGCCCGGCCAGGAGCACCGGCATCCGGCCCTGTTGCCCCATCTGCTCGAAGAGACGCATGAGCAGGTAGAAGAGCACATAGCCCCCCAGCGTGAGCAGGTAGCCCCACGCGCGTCCGCCCTGGCGGCGGCCGATGGCCAGCGGCGTGCCCAGCAGCGCGAAGGACAAGGGGGCGAGCGCGTTGCCCAGACGGTTGTGCAGCGCCATGAGGAAGGAGCGCGGATCTCCACCGGTGCGCTCGGCCTCGTCCGCGGCCTGTAGCAATTCCCGAGGCGTCAGTTCCTCCTTGGGCGAGCGGAAGCGATTGCGCCGCCCCAGCGAGCCCTCCACGCCCACGGCGATCTCCGCCTCCTGGAAGGAGACGACGGAATAACTCGAGGTGCCCCGGTTGGAGCGGTGGGCCTCGCCATCCTCGAGCACCAGCGTGAGCACCTGCCCGGAGGTGTTGGTGTTCACCCGGCCGGTCTGCGCGAGCATCAACAGGGGCGCGGCGGGATCCCGGTCGTCATTGAGCAGGACATGGGTCCAGCGGCGGTCCGTGCCCTCCACGCGCTCGGCGTAGAGGGTGAGGTTGGACAGGTCCTCGTAGAAGACGCCCGGCTTCACGTCTCCCACGACGTTCTTCTTGATGATCTCCGCCACGAACTCCTTCACGCGGGTGAGGCCCCAGGGCTCGGCGGTGGAGGTGAGCAGCACCATCAACGCGGAGAGCACCACCCCGACGAACAGCGGTCCGGCGAGCAACTGCACCGGGCCGATGCCGAGCGCCTGCAGAGCGGTGAGCTCCCGATCCTCCGCGAGCCGGCCCAACCCCAGGAGGATGGCCAGCAGGAAAGCGATGGGCAGCGCCATCATCAGGAAGTGGGGCGCGAGGAAGAGGAGGAGGCTCCCCATGTCGACCAGCGTCACCGCCGAGCCGAGCAGCACGTCCGTGCCGCGCAGGAACTGCATGACGAAGAGCAGCAGGAACAGGAAGGCCACCCACACCACGAGGGGGACGACCAGTTCCTTCAGCAGGTAGCGCGAGAGCAGTTTCACGGCGTCACGGCGGGCGCCCGCAACCCCTTGGCGCCGATGTCGCGGCGGAAGTGCATGCCCTCGAAGCGGATGGACTCCACGGCGGCGTACGCCTGGGCTCGGGCCTCGGCCAGGTCCGCGCCCCGCGCGCACACGGTGAGCACCCGGCCGCCCGCCGTGAGCCACGCCCCGTCCCGCTCCGCCACTCCCGCGACGAACACCGGACAGGAGGAGGGCACCGCGTCGACGCCCTCGATGCGCGCGCCCTTGCGCGGCGCCTCCGGGTAGCCCTGGGCCGCGAGCACCACGCCCACCGAGGCACCGGGGTGCACCGCGAGCGGGCGCTGCTCCAACTGGCCTCGCGCGCACGCGTCCAGCAGCGGCAGGACGTCCTCGGCCAGTTGCATCATCAGCACCTGCGTCTCCGGATCGCCGAAGCGCGCGTTGAACTCGAGCACCTTGGGCCCATTCCGGGTCAGCATCAGTCCCGCGTACAGGGCGCCCCGGAAGGGCGTGCCCCGTGCCCGCAGCACCTTCAGGGTCGGCGCGATGACCGACTCCCCCACCTCCGCGAGTTGCGCGGGCGACAGGAAAGGGGCTGGCGCATACGCGCCCATGCCACCGGTGTTGGGGCCCGTGTCTCCCTCCCCCACCCGCTTGTGATCCTGCGCGGGCGGCAGGAGCACGTAGCGCTCGCCGTCACACAGGGCGATGACGGACACCTCCTCGCCCTCCAGCAACTCCTCGAGCACCAGGCGCTGACCCGCGCTGCCCATGGCGC from Melittangium boletus DSM 14713 includes the following:
- a CDS encoding LptF/LptG family permease translates to MKLLSRYLLKELVVPLVVWVAFLFLLLFVMQFLRGTDVLLGSAVTLVDMGSLLLFLAPHFLMMALPIAFLLAILLGLGRLAEDRELTALQALGIGPVQLLAGPLFVGVVLSALMVLLTSTAEPWGLTRVKEFVAEIIKKNVVGDVKPGVFYEDLSNLTLYAERVEGTDRRWTHVLLNDDRDPAAPLLMLAQTGRVNTNTSGQVLTLVLEDGEAHRSNRGTSSYSVVSFQEAEIAVGVEGSLGRRNRFRSPKEELTPRELLQAADEAERTGGDPRSFLMALHNRLGNALAPLSFALLGTPLAIGRRQGGRAWGYLLTLGGYVLFYLLMRLFEQMGQQGRMPVLLAGQLANVIFCAAGLVAMYRVNRSGTVR
- the purD gene encoding phosphoribosylamine--glycine ligase, which gives rise to MKVLLLGSGAREHALAWKLAQSPRLTQLLLGPGNVGSARVGTPVALEAESPGAVVALARREAVDLVVVGPEAPLVAGVADALAEAGIPCFGPVAAAARIEGSKAFAKEIMIDAGVPTAGYRVFTDLAEAEAYAVAQGRIVVKADGLAAGKGVIVAHDAEAAREAVRSVGAMGSAGQRLVLEELLEGEEVSVIALCDGERYVLLPPAQDHKRVGEGDTGPNTGGMGAYAPAPFLSPAQLAEVGESVIAPTLKVLRARGTPFRGALYAGLMLTRNGPKVLEFNARFGDPETQVLMMQLAEDVLPLLDACARGQLEQRPLAVHPGASVGVVLAAQGYPEAPRKGARIEGVDAVPSSCPVFVAGVAERDGAWLTAGGRVLTVCARGADLAEARAQAYAAVESIRFEGMHFRRDIGAKGLRAPAVTP